GGCGCGATCGGAACGAAACAGAAAGAGGCTTCATGCCCACTATCCAGCAGCTGGTCCGCAAGGGCCGCCACGACAAGAAGTCGGCCACGTCCACGGCCGCCCTGAAGGGCTCGCCGCAGCGCCGTGGCGTGTGCACCCGCGTGTACACCACCACCCCGAAGAAGCCGAACTCGGCGCTCCGCAAGGTCGCCCGCGTCCGCCTCACCTCCGGCATCGAGGTCTCCGCCTACATCCCGGGCGAGGGCCACAACCTGCAGGAGCACTCCATGGTGCTCGTCCGCGGCGGCCGAGTGAAGGACCTCCCCGGCGTCCGCTACAAGATCGTCCGCGGCTCCCTCGACACCCAGGGCGTCAAGGACCGCAAGCAGGCCCGTTCCCGCTACGGCGCGAAGAAGGAGAAGTAAACATGCCTCGTAAGGGCCCCGCCCCCAAGCGTCCCGTCGTCAACGACCCGGTGTACGGCTCGCCGCTGGTCACCCAGCTCATCAACAAGGTGCTGCTGGACGGCAAGAAGTCGACCGCCGAGCGCATCGTCTACGGTGCCCTCGAGGTCTGCCGCGAGAAGACCGGCACCGACCCCGTGCTGACCCTCAAGCGCGCGATCGAGAACGTCAAGCCCGCCCTCGAGGTCCGCTCCCGCCGAGTCGGCGGCGCGACCTACCAGGTCCCGGTCGAGGTCCGCCCCGGCCGCGGCAACACCCTGGCCCTGCGCTGGCTGCTCATGTTCTCCCGCCAGCGCCGCGAGAACACCATGATGGAGCGTCTCGCCAACGAGATCCTCGACGCCTCCAACGGCCTCGGCGCGTCCGTCAAGCGCCGCGAGGACACCCACAAGATGGCCGAGGCCAACCGCGCCTTCGCCCACTACCGCTGGTAGTGGCCGCGACCGCCGGATGAGGCCCCCGGGGCCGGTCCGGCGCCGGCGCCTCCGGGGGCCTTCGGGCTCCCCGGCGGAAATCACGGCAAGCCATCGTGCCCAATCGGTGGCAAAATAGATCGAGCAACCCGACCGCTGGCGGTCGAGGCGAAGACGACGACCAACGTCCTGAGCCCCCGCCGCACGATTTGAAACGAGTGGGGAATCAAGTGGCAGAAGGCGCACTTCCCGTCAAGAAGGATCTGAACAAGGTCCGCAACATCGGCATCATGGCGCACATCGATGCCGGCAAGACCACCACGACCGAGCGCATCCTGTACTACACGGGCATCAACCGCAAGGTCGGCGAGACGCACGATGGCGCCTCGACCACGGACTGGATGGAGCAGGAGAAGGAGCGCGGCATCACCATCACGTCCGCCGCGGTCACCTGCTTCTGGAACGACAACCAGATCAACATCATCGACACCCCGGGCCACGTCGACTTCACCGTCGAGGTCGAGCGCTCCCTGCGCGTGCTCGACGGCGCCGTCGCCGTCTTCGACGGCAAGGAGGGCGTCGAGCCCCAGTCCGAGCAGGTCTGGCGTCAGGCCCAGAAGTACGACGTCCCCCGCATCTGCTTCGTCAACAAGATGGACAAGCTGGGCGCGGACTTCGAGTACACCGTCGGCACCATCGTCGACCGCCTCGGCGCCAAGCCGCTGGTGATGCAGCTGCCGATCGGCGCCGAGGACGACTTCGACGGCGTCGTCGACCTCCTGCAGATGAAGGCCCTGACCTGGCGCGGCAAGACCGAGATCGGCACCGAGGCCACCGTCGAGGAGATCCCGGCGGACCTGGTCGACAAGGCCAACGAGTACCGCGAGAAGCTGCTCGAGTCCGTCGCCGAGTCCGACGAAGAGCTCATGGAGAAGTACTTCGGCGGCGAAGAGCTGACCATGGACGAGATCAAGGGCGCCATCCGCAAGATGGTCGTCAACTCCGAGATCTACCCGGTCTACTGCGGCACCGCCTACAAGAACAAGGGCATCCAGCCGCTGCTCGACGCGGTCGTCGACTTCCTGCCGACCCCGCTCGACGTGGGCGAGGTCCACGGCCACCAGGTCGGCGACGAGTCCGTCGACATGGTCCGCAAGCCCTCCGCCGCGGAGCCGTTCTCCGCGCTGGCGTTCAAGATCGCCGCGCACCCGTTCTTCGGCAAGCTGACCTTCGTGCGCGTCTACTCCGGCCGCGTGGAGCCGGGCGCCCAGGTGCTCAACTCCACCAAGGAGAAGAAGGAGCGCGTCGGCAAGCTCTTCCAGATGCACGCCAACAAGGAGAACCCGGTCGACGAGGCCGTGGCCGGCAACATCTACGCGTTCATCGGCCTGAAGGACACCACCACCGGTGACACCCTCTGCGCCCAGGACGCCCCGATCGTGCTCGAGTCCATGAGCTTCCCGGACCCGGTCATCTCCGTGGCCATCGAGCCGAAGTCCAAGGCCGACCAGGAGAAGCTGGGCACCGCGATCCAGCGCCTGGCCGAAGAGGACCCGACCTTCACCGTCCGCCTGGACGACGAGACCGGCCAGACCGTCATCGGCGGCATGGGCGAGCTCCACCTCGACGTCCTGGTCGACCGCATGAAGCGCGAGTTCAAGGTCGAGGCCAACGTCGGCGCCCCGCAGGTCGCGTACCGCGAGACCATCCGCAAGGCGGTCGAGAAGTACGACTACACCCACAAGAAGCAGACCGGCGGTTCCGGCCAGTTCGCGAAGGTCATCGTCTCGCTCGAGCCCTACGCCCCGGCGCAGGACGAGCTCGAAGAGGGCGAGTCGGCGATCTACAAGTTCGAGAACGCCGTCACCGGCGGCCGCGTGCCGAAGGAGTACATCCCCTCGGTCGACGCCGGCATCCAGGACGCCATGCAGTACGGCACCCTGGCGGGCTTCCCGCTGGTGAACATCAAGGCCACCCTGGAGGACGGCCAGTACCACGAGGTCGACTCCTCCGAAATGGCCTTCAAGATCGCCGGCTCCATGGCCCTGAAGGAGGCCGTGCAGAAGGCGAAGCCGGTCCTGCTCGAGCCGATGATGGCCGTCGAGGTCATCACCCCCGAGGAGTACATGGGCGAGGTCATCGGCGACATCAACTCCCGCCGCGGCCAGGTCAACTCCATGGAGGACCGCACGGGCGTCAAGGCCGTCAAGGCCCTGGTCCCGCTGTCCGAGATGTTCGGCTACGTCGGCGACCTGCGTTCCAAGACGCAGGGCCGCGCCAACTACACGATGATCTTCGATTCCTACGCCGAGGTCCCGTCCTCCGTCGCGCAGGAGATCATCGCCGAGCGCACCGGCAACTGAGTCGGTCAATCGGGGCCCCGCCCGGATGATTCCGGGGCGGGTTCCCGGCCCGCCGCCGTTCCCGCGCCAAGCGCGCGAACGGGGGCGGCGCCGAAAAGCCCCCGCGATCCGCAGTGCCGCGGATCCGGGAGGGTAGCGGCCCGCACTTTTCACCGCTGACCCGGACTTCGTTTCCGGTGCCGGAGGTGGTGCGCGGTGCCGGCCGTTACCCCGCAATCGATCCTGGGGACCCGAGTTTGATATGGGCCCGGCCGTCCCACTAGGATTGTGTAACTGGCACAGTGAAAATGCACTGTCCGCCCCCTTCTTTACGCCCGGAAATGCCGTCTTTCGTCGGTGTTCGCAGCGGCGTGGGGGTGGGCGACCACAACCTGTGGCTACGAAAGTCGTGGCCACCATGACGTCCAGGAGGACTAACAGTGGCGAAGGCGAAGTTCGAGCGTACGAAGCCGCACGTCAACATCGGCACCATCGGTCACGTCGACCATGGCAAGACCACCACCACGGCTGCCATCACCAAGGTGCTGGCCGATCAGTACCCGGACCTGAACGAGTCCTTCGCCTACGACGCCATCGACAAGGCGCCGGAGGAGAAGGAGCGCGGCATCACCATCAACGTGTCCCACGTTGAGTACCAGACGGAGAAGCGCCACTACGCGCACGTCGATGCCCCGGGTCACGCGGACTACATCAAGAACATGATCACCGGTGCCGCCCAGATGGACGGCGCGATCCTGGTCGTGGCCGCCACCGACGGCCCGATGCCGCAGACCCGTGAGCACGTCCTCCTGGCCCGCCAGGTCGGCGTCCCCTACATCCTCGTCGCCCTGAACAAGTGCGACATGGTCGACGATGAGGAGATCATCGAGCTCGTGGAGATGGAGGTGCGCGAGCTCCTCGCCGAGCAGGACTACGACGAGGAGGCGCCGATCATCCACATCTCCGCCCTGGGCGCCCTGAACGGCGAGCAGAAGTGGGTCGACTCCATCGTCGAGCTCATGCAGGCCGTCGACGAGAACGTGCCGGACCCGGTCCGCGAGACCGACAAGCCGTTCCTGATGCCGGTCGAGGACATCTTCACCATCACCGGCCGCGGCACCGTCGCCACCGGTCGCGTCGAGCGCGGCACCCTGAACGTGAACGACGAGGTCGAGATCCTGGGCATCAAGGAGCAGTCCCAGAAGACCACCGTCACGGGCATCGAGATGTTCCGCAAGCTGCTGGACTCCACCGAGGCCGGCGACAACTGTGGCCTGCTGCTCCGCGGCATCAAGCGCGAGGACATCGAGCGCGGCCAGATCATCGCGAAGCCGGGCGCCTACACCCCGCACACCGAGTTCGAGGGCTCCGTCTACATCCTGTCCAAGGACGAGGGCGGCCGCCACACCCCGTTCTTCGACAACTACCGCCCGCAGTTCTACTTCCGCACCACCGACGTCACCGGCGTCGTGAAGCTGCCGGAGGGCACCGAGATGGTCATGCCGGGCGACAACGTCGACATGTCCGTCACCCTGATCCAGCCGGTCGCGATGGACGAGGGCCTGCGCTTCGCCATCCGCGAGGGTGGCCGCACCGTCGGCGCCGGCCGCGTCACCAAGATCATCAAGTAATTCTTGATGCTCCAGCGGGTTGATCCCGCCGGTTGAACCGGCGGATCGCCTGCGGCCAGCAAAAGGGCCCCGCCCCCGAGTGAATCGGGGGCGGGGCCCTTTTTCGTGTGCCGGTTGGTTCGGCTCCGGCTTGCCTTGTACCGGCGTGCTTGGCGCAGGCGTGCCTGGCGCCGGCTCGCCTTGTACCGGTTTGCGTTGCGCCGCGCGTCGTCGCGCCGAATGGCTTTGCGACGGCCCGGCGCCCGCCGGATCAGCCGTTAGGAGGGCGGCCGATGTGGAGCAGGAACCGCGTTCCGCAGTCGACGTCTCCGAGGGCGGCGTCGATGTCGTCGGCGGTTTCGTCGCAAAGCCTCGTGATCGAAGCGATGTCGGCGTCGTGCGCGAGGTCGAGGTTGATCGTGATCGCCTCGCTGCCCCGATCCACTTCGGCGCGGCCGCGGGCGCGGCGGATGCCGTCGTGGGATTGGAGCCGTTTGGCGACGGCGTCGGCGACATCGGCGAGGTGGAACCGGATCTCGCCCGTGTCGTCGGAGTTCTCGTCGATCTTGGTCCGGGTGAGGCGGCGGTCGATGTTCGCCGCGAACAGCGCCAGCGCCAGGACGACGCCGAGGATCGCCGCCACCGCGAGCGCCCACGTGAACCAATCCTGATCGACGTGGCCGGGCAGGCGGGACGGGCGGAAGCCGTCGGTCCACGCCGCGAACGGCATGAACTCGTATTTCGCCGCGATGCCGAGCAGGCCGGCGGCGATGAGCAGCGCCCCGAGCAGGCCCGCGACGAGGCGGTCGAGTACGGCGGTTGATCGTCTCATCGCTTCTTTCCTCCCTCCGGGGTTTTGCGGGTGGCGCGGATCTTCACGGTAGGGACCTCGCCGAGTGCGGCGGCGAGCTCGCCGTCGACGGCGGCGCGGACCTTATCCATGAGCGCGTCGTCGTCGGCGGCGCCCCCGGCGTCGATGGTGACGCTGACCGCGCGTTCGGTGGCGATGGCGGTCGCATCGAACACGCCCGGGCACCGGCGGGCGGCGCGGGCGGCGAGGCGGCCGACGTCGACCGGGCGCAGCCACTGGTCCGCGCGGCCGGACGCCCGGACGTGAGTGCGGCGGCGGGGCCGGACCGCGACGTAGAGCAGAACCAGCCCCACCAGCGTCGCCAGGACGGACGCGGGGAGCAGGACGTTGTCCCATCCGTGCGCGTCGAGCCAATCGACGAAACCGGCGATGAGCTCGGGCCGTTCGATGGCGCCCATCCGCGCGAGCCAGTCATGGCCGGCCATGACGCCGATCGCGGCCAGCACCAGCGCGACCAGGTACGCCACCGGCCTCGCGGCCGGCGCGCGCAGCGGGATCGGTGCACTGCGGAAACCGTTGTCTTCGGTCATCGCACATCACGTCCCGAACGCGGGGCCTTGATCGGCCGGAGTTCCTTCGGCGGGGGCACCGTGACCGGGCGCGCCGGAAGCGGTGCCGCCGAGGGGCTGACCAGGGAA
This genomic stretch from Corynebacterium hansenii harbors:
- the rpsL gene encoding 30S ribosomal protein S12 — its product is MPTIQQLVRKGRHDKKSATSTAALKGSPQRRGVCTRVYTTTPKKPNSALRKVARVRLTSGIEVSAYIPGEGHNLQEHSMVLVRGGRVKDLPGVRYKIVRGSLDTQGVKDRKQARSRYGAKKEK
- the rpsG gene encoding 30S ribosomal protein S7, giving the protein MPRKGPAPKRPVVNDPVYGSPLVTQLINKVLLDGKKSTAERIVYGALEVCREKTGTDPVLTLKRAIENVKPALEVRSRRVGGATYQVPVEVRPGRGNTLALRWLLMFSRQRRENTMMERLANEILDASNGLGASVKRREDTHKMAEANRAFAHYRW
- the fusA gene encoding elongation factor G, yielding MAEGALPVKKDLNKVRNIGIMAHIDAGKTTTTERILYYTGINRKVGETHDGASTTDWMEQEKERGITITSAAVTCFWNDNQINIIDTPGHVDFTVEVERSLRVLDGAVAVFDGKEGVEPQSEQVWRQAQKYDVPRICFVNKMDKLGADFEYTVGTIVDRLGAKPLVMQLPIGAEDDFDGVVDLLQMKALTWRGKTEIGTEATVEEIPADLVDKANEYREKLLESVAESDEELMEKYFGGEELTMDEIKGAIRKMVVNSEIYPVYCGTAYKNKGIQPLLDAVVDFLPTPLDVGEVHGHQVGDESVDMVRKPSAAEPFSALAFKIAAHPFFGKLTFVRVYSGRVEPGAQVLNSTKEKKERVGKLFQMHANKENPVDEAVAGNIYAFIGLKDTTTGDTLCAQDAPIVLESMSFPDPVISVAIEPKSKADQEKLGTAIQRLAEEDPTFTVRLDDETGQTVIGGMGELHLDVLVDRMKREFKVEANVGAPQVAYRETIRKAVEKYDYTHKKQTGGSGQFAKVIVSLEPYAPAQDELEEGESAIYKFENAVTGGRVPKEYIPSVDAGIQDAMQYGTLAGFPLVNIKATLEDGQYHEVDSSEMAFKIAGSMALKEAVQKAKPVLLEPMMAVEVITPEEYMGEVIGDINSRRGQVNSMEDRTGVKAVKALVPLSEMFGYVGDLRSKTQGRANYTMIFDSYAEVPSSVAQEIIAERTGN
- the tuf gene encoding elongation factor Tu is translated as MAKAKFERTKPHVNIGTIGHVDHGKTTTTAAITKVLADQYPDLNESFAYDAIDKAPEEKERGITINVSHVEYQTEKRHYAHVDAPGHADYIKNMITGAAQMDGAILVVAATDGPMPQTREHVLLARQVGVPYILVALNKCDMVDDEEIIELVEMEVRELLAEQDYDEEAPIIHISALGALNGEQKWVDSIVELMQAVDENVPDPVRETDKPFLMPVEDIFTITGRGTVATGRVERGTLNVNDEVEILGIKEQSQKTTVTGIEMFRKLLDSTEAGDNCGLLLRGIKREDIERGQIIAKPGAYTPHTEFEGSVYILSKDEGGRHTPFFDNYRPQFYFRTTDVTGVVKLPEGTEMVMPGDNVDMSVTLIQPVAMDEGLRFAIREGGRTVGAGRVTKIIK
- a CDS encoding DUF6286 domain-containing protein, producing the protein MTEDNGFRSAPIPLRAPAARPVAYLVALVLAAIGVMAGHDWLARMGAIERPELIAGFVDWLDAHGWDNVLLPASVLATLVGLVLLYVAVRPRRRTHVRASGRADQWLRPVDVGRLAARAARRCPGVFDATAIATERAVSVTIDAGGAADDDALMDKVRAAVDGELAAALGEVPTVKIRATRKTPEGGKKR